From the Drechmeria coniospora strain ARSEF 6962 chromosome 02, whole genome shotgun sequence genome, the window cctCAAGTACACGCGCAAGGACATGCTCAAGCAGGCCGAGCAGCACGAGGAGCTCGTTCCGCTGCGGCTCGAGGTCGAGTGGGACAAGGTCAGGCTGCGCGACACGCTGACCTGGAACCTGCACGAGCGGctcttggccgtcgagctcttCGCCGCCCAGATCGTCGAGGACATGGGGCTCAAGCACCCCGCCGCCCAGCCCGTCTTCGAGCAGATCGTCCAGCAGATGCGCGAGCAGCTCAACGACTTCTACCCCTTCGTCTTCTCCGAGGAGGACGCGCTGGACCCCGAGCTCCCCTACTCGGCCTACAAGAACGACGAGATGCGGATCCTCATCAAGCTCAACATCACCATCGGCCAGCACACCCTGGTCGACCAGTTCGAGTGGGAGCTCAACAACCCGGCCAACTCGCCCGAGGAGTTCGCCTCGAGCATGGCCCGGGACCTCTCCCTGAGCGGCGAGTTCACCACGGCCATCGCCCACTGCATCCGCGAGCAGGCCCAGCTCTTCACCAAAAGCCTCTACAGCGTCGGCCATCCCTTCGACGGCCGTCCCGTCGAGGATCCGGACCTCGTCTCCGCCCTCCTCCAGACGCCGCTGCAGACCGTCTTCCGGCCCCAGCAGCAGGCGAAAGAGTACGCGCCCTACATGTACGAGCTgaacgacgccgacctcgagagGAACGAGATGGTCTTCTCCCGCGAGCAGCGCCGGCAGAAACGATCCATCAACCGCCGGGGCGGGCCCCAGCTGCCCGACCTCCGCGAGCGCCAGCGCACCATTCGGACCCTCATCGTCTCCTCCGTCTtgcccggcgccgccgtcgacgtcgaggagagccGGCTGTACAAGAAGGCCACGGGCGTGTCCCGGAAGAGGAACGCGCGCGACGGTGACCTgtccgagtcggacgagAGCGAAGACTCATCGCCTgagtcgccggcgccctcgcagCTCGCCACCGGCACCGCCCGGACGAGAGGGATGCGCggggccgcctcggcggcgcagcAGAGGATGGCGAACCTCGGCCGGTCGGAAACGCCGGAGATGAACATGACGCTGCACCACCACgagacgaggacgtcgcGTCGCTACAGGGAAGAGACGGAGGATTCGCTGCACTTGTGGGTGACGCTCAGGGTCGGCAAGGACAAGCTGCGAAGGTTGATGAAGGGCGACCTGCGCGATCTTGCGCAACcacagccgcagcagccgccgccgacgcaaaCGCCGACCCAGACCGAGACGGAGAATCCGAGCGAAACGCAGGCCcaatcgccctcgtcggcgcctcaCGCGCGCTCCCTCAGcacctcgagcgccttgaaATCAAGAGCGCCCACCTCCATCACTGCCGTGCCGCACCCcccagccgccgcctcctATCCTCCTGGCCAGATCGGCCGCCTCCCCGCTCCCCCCCCCGTACCTGGCCAGTCTCCTCCCCCTGCCGTAAGTTCaccttcctcctcgccggaTCGTACGGAGAGCCTGACTGACATGCCCTTGCcaccagccgccgccgcctgacTGGCTCGTCTCCGCCCTCAAGCAGCTGGAGAAGCAATATCCCAACGGCGACACGTTCGAGGCCATCATGAAATACTCCTTCCTCGACCCGGTCTCGGAGCTGCCCATCCAAGGCCAGCCcctgcccgacggcgtcaagtACGCCTGGCTGCCACGCATCCGGTGCCTCGACTGCACCACCAAGCTTTACACCCCCGGGCCGGAAATGTCGGCCCAGAAGTTCGAAGCCCACCTGAAATTTTCCGGCCATCGCGCCAAGGTCGATCAGCGACTGGCCGCCGAGAAGGACAACGCCCAGTGAGGCGAGCGACGAGCGAAGTGGTGA encodes:
- a CDS encoding transcription factor Snf5p, translating into MASHPTASATTTTAPAAAAADDGASSPSQKPAPAPSVAAKPPPRTKESFGRLMVERYTMHDALAAAALSQQLQETQRCMQETREKIHEYRMLRNEYKAWFPPGRLFGDGYNGFANGYTENQSQPPASRIIYPSQKPRPGRRTTPALKYTRKDMLKQAEQHEELVPLRLEVEWDKVRLRDTLTWNLHERLLAVELFAAQIVEDMGLKHPAAQPVFEQIVQQMREQLNDFYPFVFSEEDALDPELPYSAYKNDEMRILIKLNITIGQHTLVDQFEWELNNPANSPEEFASSMARDLSLSGEFTTAIAHCIREQAQLFTKSLYSVGHPFDGRPVEDPDLVSALLQTPLQTVFRPQQQAKEYAPYMYELNDADLERNEMVFSREQRRQKRSINRRGGPQLPDLRERQRTIRTLIVSSVLPGAAVDVEESRLYKKATGVSRKRNARDGDLSESDESEDSSPESPAPSQLATGTARTRGMRGAASAAQQRMANLGRSETPEMNMTLHHHETRTSRRYREETEDSLHLWVTLRVGKDKLRRLMKGDLRDLAQPQPQQPPPTQTPTQTETENPSETQAQSPSSAPHARSLSTSSALKSRAPTSITAVPHPPAAASYPPGQIGRLPAPPPVPGQSPPPAPPPPDWLVSALKQLEKQYPNGDTFEAIMKYSFLDPVSELPIQGQPLPDGVKYAWLPRIRCLDCTTKLYTPGPEMSAQKFEAHLKFSGHRAKVDQRLAAEKDNAQ